In Chitinophaga sp. HK235, a single window of DNA contains:
- a CDS encoding nucleoside phosphorylase, which yields MDKRIAESELIINSRGAVYHLDVRPDELAHTIITVGDPDRVPAVTKHFDKVEHKFQHREFVTHTGYIGNKRLSVVSTGIGTDNIDIVLNELDALVNIDFNTRLVKQELTSLQIIRLGTSGALQESIPVDSFVVSSHGLGLDNLMAYYTYENTSAEKQLLEAFRGQVTLQPGGANPCLLAAGESLQKHFTDGFHTGITVTCPGFYAPQGRVLRGPLSNPNLIDNLTSFSHEGHRITNFEMETSAIYGMGRVLGHQCLSISAIVANRIRKEFSKDGGAAVEALIKKGLDIIAKL from the coding sequence ATGGACAAACGTATTGCCGAATCTGAACTCATTATCAACAGCCGTGGAGCAGTATATCACCTGGATGTAAGACCTGATGAACTGGCTCATACCATCATCACTGTAGGAGATCCCGATCGAGTGCCAGCGGTGACCAAACATTTTGACAAAGTAGAACACAAATTCCAGCACCGTGAATTTGTAACCCACACCGGTTATATCGGGAATAAAAGGCTGTCAGTAGTTTCTACCGGCATCGGTACAGACAACATCGACATCGTACTCAATGAACTCGATGCCCTCGTTAACATCGATTTTAATACCCGGCTCGTAAAACAGGAACTCACTTCTCTGCAGATCATCCGCCTGGGTACTTCCGGCGCCCTCCAGGAGAGCATCCCCGTAGACAGTTTCGTAGTGTCTTCCCATGGCCTGGGCCTCGACAACCTCATGGCTTATTATACCTACGAAAATACTTCCGCTGAAAAACAACTGCTGGAAGCCTTCCGCGGCCAGGTAACCCTGCAGCCAGGTGGCGCCAATCCCTGCCTGCTTGCCGCCGGTGAAAGCCTGCAAAAACACTTCACCGACGGATTTCATACAGGCATCACCGTTACCTGCCCGGGTTTTTATGCCCCGCAAGGCCGCGTGTTAAGAGGCCCGCTGTCTAATCCTAACCTGATAGATAACCTCACCAGCTTCTCCCACGAAGGACACCGCATCACCAACTTCGAAATGGAAACTTCCGCCATCTACGGCATGGGACGCGTTCTCGGACATCAATGCCTGTCTATCAGCGCTATCGTGGCCAACCGTATCCGCAAGGAATTCTCCAAAGATGGCGGCGCCGCTGTAGAAGCCCTCATCAAAAAAGGACTCGACATCATCGCTAAATTATAA
- the dapF gene encoding diaminopimelate epimerase — protein sequence MQQIHFYKYQGTGNDFIIMDNREGQYDWLTNEQVNELCDRRFGIGADGLMLLNKSEDYDFAMKYYNSDGRESSMCGNGGRCLTAFAHKMGVGDGNLYFIAVDGEHEATMDGDNWVNLKMQDVDFVEHGPLYYYLNTGSPHFVKYVDDVQAVDVFNEGRQIRYNERFAAEGTNVNFVQPFEEGIFVRTYERGVEDETYSCGTGVTAAAITFAGKEEKEYVVPVQTLGGQLEVRYTRTGERSFTNIWLCGPATLVFEGQITIG from the coding sequence ATGCAACAAATTCATTTCTATAAATACCAGGGCACCGGGAATGATTTTATCATCATGGACAACCGGGAGGGACAGTACGACTGGCTCACCAACGAACAGGTAAATGAACTGTGTGACCGCCGTTTCGGTATTGGTGCCGATGGTCTGATGCTCCTGAACAAAAGCGAAGACTATGACTTCGCCATGAAATATTACAACTCCGATGGAAGGGAAAGTTCCATGTGCGGCAACGGTGGCAGATGCCTCACTGCTTTCGCCCATAAAATGGGGGTTGGCGATGGCAACCTCTACTTTATCGCGGTAGACGGAGAACATGAAGCCACTATGGACGGTGATAACTGGGTAAACCTGAAAATGCAGGATGTAGACTTCGTAGAACATGGTCCGCTGTATTATTACCTCAACACCGGCTCTCCCCACTTCGTAAAATATGTAGACGATGTACAGGCGGTAGATGTGTTCAACGAAGGCCGCCAGATCCGCTACAACGAACGTTTTGCTGCCGAAGGTACCAACGTGAACTTTGTACAGCCTTTTGAAGAAGGCATCTTCGTACGTACCTATGAAAGAGGTGTAGAAGACGAAACCTATTCCTGCGGCACCGGCGTTACCGCCGCCGCCATCACCTTTGCCGGCAAGGAAGAAAAGGAATATGTAGTCCCTGTACAAACACTCGGCGGACAACTTGAAGTACGCTATACCCGCACTGGTGAACGCTCCTTTACCAACATCTGGCTCTGTGGCCCCGCCACCCTGGTGTTTGAAGGACAGATTACCATTGGCTGA
- a CDS encoding Gfo/Idh/MocA family protein has product MKHSRRDFLRSATTLAAGAGLVSALPSGLQALPLKTIAASDRVNIAAIGINGMGWSDLTAMLKHPAAQCVALCDVDRNVLDKRVAELSKQGIKVKAYSDYRKLLEDKSIDAVIIGTPDHWHCLQMTDACAAGKDVYVEKPVGNSIAECRTMTAAQQRYHRAVQVGQWQRSQQHFKDAVSFVHSGKLGQIRLVKAWAYMGWMKSIPIKPDSTPPSGVDYKAWLGPARERPFNENRFHFNFRWYWDYAGGLMTDWGVHLLDYALLGMKAEMPRSIMAAGGKFAYPDDAAETPDTLTTVYEFDGFNIQWEQAQGIDGGPYGRDHGIAFIGNNGTLVLDRGGWEVIPEKNKMEAVPRQKAVDNGLTLHTHNFIEVVKSRRLEDLHAPIQAGALIATTAQMGDIAFRTGKKIYWDKHAGQFTDSDANQLLAAGYHNGYKLPVIS; this is encoded by the coding sequence ATGAAGCATTCACGAAGAGATTTTCTCCGTTCGGCCACTACATTGGCTGCCGGCGCCGGGCTGGTGTCCGCGCTTCCTTCAGGCTTACAGGCCCTCCCACTAAAAACGATCGCTGCCAGCGACCGGGTTAATATTGCAGCCATCGGTATCAATGGCATGGGCTGGTCAGACCTTACCGCCATGCTGAAACACCCAGCTGCCCAATGCGTGGCCCTCTGCGACGTAGACCGCAATGTACTCGACAAGCGGGTGGCTGAACTGTCCAAACAGGGCATCAAAGTAAAAGCATACAGCGACTACCGCAAATTGCTGGAAGATAAAAGCATCGACGCTGTTATCATCGGTACACCCGACCACTGGCATTGCCTTCAGATGACGGATGCCTGTGCCGCCGGAAAAGATGTGTATGTAGAAAAACCGGTAGGCAATTCCATCGCCGAATGCCGTACCATGACGGCTGCACAACAACGTTACCACCGTGCCGTACAGGTTGGCCAGTGGCAACGCAGCCAGCAACATTTTAAAGATGCAGTCAGTTTTGTGCACTCCGGCAAACTCGGACAGATAAGGCTTGTAAAAGCCTGGGCCTATATGGGCTGGATGAAGTCCATTCCCATAAAGCCCGACAGTACGCCCCCTTCCGGTGTCGACTACAAGGCATGGCTGGGCCCTGCCCGTGAAAGGCCCTTCAATGAAAACCGCTTCCACTTTAACTTCCGCTGGTATTGGGATTATGCCGGTGGTCTGATGACCGACTGGGGTGTACACCTGCTCGATTATGCCCTGCTGGGTATGAAAGCAGAAATGCCACGGTCCATTATGGCCGCAGGTGGTAAGTTTGCCTATCCCGATGATGCTGCCGAAACACCCGACACCCTCACCACCGTATATGAATTCGATGGCTTCAATATCCAGTGGGAACAGGCCCAGGGCATTGATGGTGGCCCTTATGGCCGTGATCACGGTATTGCGTTTATCGGCAACAATGGTACCCTGGTACTGGACAGGGGGGGCTGGGAAGTGATACCGGAAAAAAACAAAATGGAAGCCGTACCCCGGCAGAAAGCCGTGGACAATGGGCTGACACTGCATACCCACAATTTCATCGAAGTGGTGAAATCACGCCGGCTGGAGGATCTGCACGCACCGATACAGGCAGGGGCTTTGATAGCCACAACTGCTCAAATGGGGGACATCGCCTTCAGAACAGGGAAAAAAATATACTGGGACAAACATGCAGGACAATTCACCGACAGCGACGCCAATCAATTGCTGGCCGCCGGTTATCATAATGGGTACAAACTACCGGTCATAAGCTAG
- a CDS encoding magnesium transporter CorA family protein → MIQYFKNIDAKTVAIQAPENGAWVNITPPLKQAEFEQLSEELDIPLDFLTDSLDIDEKSRYELEDNVKLIVIKTPTENNSINESDAFYITIPIVIVLTHNQIITVNSFDNAAIKRFLDTFHNRSPEKKNMMVLKIFEKVVVNFLNHLKEINQRRNMLEAKLYDSNRNEELLAIMRIQKSLVYFVTALRSNELLLMKLERTNFLGLNEDEKEFLHDLIVDTSQALEMANIYTNILSSTMDAFASIISNNLNVVMKRLTSITIILTFPMLVASIYGMNVDLPFQHSIHAFYIPIILSIVISVIISMYFMKKKWF, encoded by the coding sequence ATGATCCAATACTTCAAAAATATAGATGCCAAAACGGTAGCTATCCAGGCACCCGAAAACGGTGCCTGGGTAAATATCACCCCACCACTGAAACAGGCTGAATTTGAACAGCTGTCTGAAGAGCTGGATATACCGCTGGACTTCCTTACCGACTCCCTGGATATTGACGAAAAATCACGCTACGAGCTGGAAGACAATGTAAAGCTCATCGTTATCAAAACACCCACGGAAAACAATTCCATCAACGAAAGCGATGCCTTCTACATTACCATCCCTATCGTGATCGTCCTTACCCACAATCAGATTATTACCGTCAACTCCTTCGATAACGCTGCCATCAAAAGGTTCCTCGATACCTTTCACAACAGGTCCCCGGAAAAAAAGAACATGATGGTGCTCAAAATCTTCGAAAAGGTAGTAGTCAATTTCCTCAATCACCTCAAGGAAATCAATCAGCGCAGGAACATGCTGGAAGCCAAACTCTACGATTCGAACCGAAACGAAGAACTGCTGGCCATCATGCGGATACAAAAAAGCCTCGTGTATTTTGTGACCGCCCTCCGCAGCAACGAGCTGCTGCTCATGAAGCTCGAAAGGACCAATTTCCTGGGCCTCAACGAAGATGAAAAGGAATTCCTCCACGACCTGATCGTAGATACCTCCCAGGCCCTCGAAATGGCCAATATCTACACTAATATCCTCAGCAGCACCATGGACGCCTTTGCCAGCATCATCTCCAACAACCTGAATGTGGTCATGAAAAGGCTTACCTCCATCACCATCATACTCACCTTCCCTATGCTGGTAGCCAGTATCTATGGTATGAACGTAGACCTGCCCTTCCAGCACAGTATACATGCTTTTTACATCCCCATTATCCTCTCCATCGTGATATCGGTGATCATCAGCATGTACTTCATGAAAAAGAAATGGTTCTGA
- a CDS encoding NUDIX hydrolase, translating to MKTGFNVRVYGIMINDQKQVLVTDEYIRGGYYTKFPGGGLEFGEGTLECMMREWREELGQDIKVVEHIYTTDFFQISAFDNETQIISIYYLVTPLSPFTAKTLDKPFDFTVPEGVSEIEYARWINWEDFSAAAVTLPIDKVVADLVKARY from the coding sequence ATGAAAACAGGATTTAACGTACGGGTTTATGGTATCATGATCAATGATCAGAAACAGGTACTCGTAACTGATGAATATATCCGTGGCGGATATTACACCAAATTTCCCGGTGGCGGGCTCGAATTCGGGGAAGGTACCCTCGAATGTATGATGCGGGAATGGCGCGAAGAACTGGGACAGGATATTAAAGTGGTAGAACATATCTATACCACTGATTTCTTCCAGATATCAGCCTTTGATAACGAAACCCAGATTATTTCGATCTATTATCTCGTCACGCCCCTGTCTCCTTTTACAGCCAAAACACTGGATAAGCCTTTCGATTTTACCGTACCCGAAGGCGTATCAGAGATTGAATATGCAAGATGGATCAACTGGGAGGATTTTTCGGCCGCAGCCGTCACCCTCCCAATCGATAAAGTAGTGGCAGACCTGGTGAAGGCACGATATTAA
- a CDS encoding GNAT family N-acetyltransferase, whose product MTEIIKVTATDTGNLEQVKLLFREYANWLSVDLSFQQFEEEMVSLPGPYAAPGGALLLAKVDGQVAGCVAVRPFDNTTAEMKRLFVKDAFKGHGVGKALAARAIEESKGLGYKRILLDTLAHMRPAIELYTSLGFQPIAAYYDNPISSAVYLSLNLEDIS is encoded by the coding sequence ATGACAGAGATCATTAAAGTAACCGCAACAGATACCGGAAACCTGGAACAGGTAAAGCTGCTTTTCAGAGAATATGCCAACTGGTTAAGTGTAGACCTCAGCTTTCAACAGTTTGAAGAAGAGATGGTAAGTTTGCCAGGCCCTTATGCTGCCCCGGGTGGGGCGCTGCTGCTGGCAAAGGTAGATGGTCAGGTGGCCGGATGCGTTGCTGTCCGTCCTTTTGACAATACGACCGCAGAAATGAAGCGCCTCTTCGTAAAAGATGCCTTCAAAGGCCACGGGGTTGGAAAGGCCTTGGCTGCCAGAGCCATCGAAGAAAGCAAGGGACTGGGCTATAAACGTATTCTGCTCGACACCCTCGCGCATATGCGCCCGGCCATCGAACTGTATACGTCGCTGGGATTCCAGCCGATTGCTGCCTATTATGATAATCCTATCAGCAGCGCCGTATATCTGTCTCTGAATCTGGAAGACATATCCTGA